The sequence TATCGGATACAGCAGACTTTTTAGGAAGCACGTTAGATATTATTGAGTTTGTAAAAAAAGATAAAAACAATGAATACATAATCCTTACCGAAGAGGGAGTTTTATTTGAACTTAAGAAGAACTGTCCCGAAAAGAAGTTTTATTTTGTTAAAACTACTCCTGTATGCAAGGATATGAAATTAAACACATTAGAGAACATCTTAAAATCTCTTGAAAATTTGGAAAACGAAGTTAAGTTAGATAAAGAAACCATTGACAAGGCTTATAAGCCACTTGAAAGAATGTTAAATATATGATAAAAGAAATTAAAACTGATATAGTGATTGCAGGGTGTGGAGTAAGCGGTCTGTACTCTGCTCTTAACTTACCTGAAGACAAAAAAATAACAATTATAACAAAATCGAAAGCAGAAGAAAGTGATTCATTTCTTGCGCAAGGCGGGATTTGTGTTTTAAAAGATGAAGACGATTATGAGGATTTTTATAACGATACCCTGAAAGCAGGGCATTTTGAAAATAATCCTGAATCGGTTGAGGTTATGATTAAATCATCAAGAGGAATAATTGACGATTTAGTTAAAAAAGGTGTTCGTTTTACAAAGGAAGACGGAGAATTTCTATATACTAAAGAAGGTGCTCATTCAAAACCACGAATTCTTTTTCACAAAGATGAAACAGGAAAAGAAATAACTTCCCATCTTTTAAATCTTGTAAAACTTAAAGATAATATTACCTTGCTTGAAGAATACACAATGGTGGATATACTAACTAAAGACAACAAGTGCTATGGTATAGTATGCCACGACAGTAATTTTGAGTTTGTTAAATTATATGCAGATTACACAATATTTGCAACAGGAGGTATAGGAGGATTATTTAATCACTCGACAAACTTTCCTCACCTTACGGGAGATGCTTTATACATTTCTTTAAAGCATAATATTGAACTTGAAAATATTCATTACATACAAATTCACCCTACAACTTTATATACCGAAAAAAAGGAACGCAGTTTTCTTATATCTGAATCAGTTCGTGGTGAAGGTGCCGTTTTACTTAATAGAAAAGGCGAAAGATTTGTTAACGAACTTCTGCCAAGAGATGTTGTTACAAAGGCAATATATAAGGAAATGGAGAAAGAAAATTCACAAAATGTATGGCTCTCTCTTTGCGGTATTCCTAAAGAAGAAATCAAATCCCATTTCCCGAATATTTTAAGCCATTGTAAAGACAACGGATATGATATAACCAAAGATAATATTCCGATTGTTCCTGCTCAGCATTATTTTATGGGTGGAATTAAAATTGATTTAGATGCAAAAACTTCTATGAAAAAACTTTATGCGGTAGGAGAAACTGCCTGCAACGGTGTTCACGGAAAAAACCGTCTTGCGAGTAATTCTTTACTTGAAAGCCTTGTTTTTGCAAAAAGGGCATCTTTGGATATTACTAAAAACTATAACAAAAACGAAAATCAAGAGTTCAATATAAACATAGCAGATTATGACAATTATCAGAAAAAATACAAAACTAAAGTAAGAGAAGAGATAGAAAAGGAGAAATTAAAAAATGAATAGTATAAGTATGTTACTTAATGCCGATGAACTGATACTTGGCGCACTTAAAGAAGATATAACAAGCGAAGACATAAGTACAAATTCCGTTATGCCATCATATAAATTGGGACAGGTAGAATTAATTGCAAAACAGGAAGGAATTATTTGCGGGCTTCAGATATTTAAAAGAGTTTTTGAACTTTTAGATGAGAATACCGAGTTTGAATTTTATTTTAAAGACGGAGATAAAGTTAAACCCAAAGATTTAATCGGAATTATAAAAGGAGATATAAGAGTTTTGCTTTCAGGGGAAAGGACTGCTCTTAATTACTTACAAAGAATGAGTGGTATTGCCACATACACAAATGAAGTTGCATCTTTGCTAAAAGGCACAAAAACAAAACTTTTAGACACAAGAAAGACCACTCCAAATATGCGTATTTTTGAAAAATATTCAGTTAAAGTAGGCGGTGGCTTTAATCACAGATATAATCTGAGTGACGGTATTTTACTTAAAGACAATCATATAGGTGCTGCGGGAAGTGTTGCAAATGCTGTTAAAATGGCAAAAGAGTATGCACCGTTTGTTAGAAAAATTGAAATTGAAGTTGAAAATTTAGATATGTTAAAAGAAGCATTGGATGCCGGTGCAGATATTGTTATGCTTGATAATATGGCGCCTGAGGATATGAAAACTGCAGTTGAAATGGCAAAAGGGAAAGCAGAAACTGAATGCAGTGGAAATGTTACAAAAGAGAACATTAAAAATCTTACCGATATCGGTGTTGACTATATTTCCAGCGGAGCATTAACTCACTCTGCTCCGATACTTGATTTATCCTTAAAAAATCTTCATGCGATATAAGCAGATGCGTTAGTATCCGAACTCGTTTCTTGTCGGATTTTTTCGCTACTGCATCGTTAAAATACTCGCAAATATGTTAATATTCGTTCCGTTTTTGCCTCGCATTAACAAAAAAATCCAGACAATAAATTCAAGGAACCATAAACCTTTTAAATTCGAGATTTTTTTAGACGGAAGATTTCGATAATACGAGGTATATCAAAATCGACAACGACAAAAAAGCCGGATTTTAAAGGTTTTGGCGGGTTCGGATATTAACGCATCTGCTTAGGCATTCGGGAGTCGAACCCCTTATGGTTTAAACGCAGGAAAATTTCTAAGATTTTTGATGCGAAGGACGAAGGAATGCTCGTCGCCTTTCGAGGACGACAAATTAAAAAGATTAAAATTTAACAAATTTAAGGCATAAGGTGTTTTGGCTCCCGAGTGCCTATAGGAGGATTACCTTAGTGAAACCTTTTGAGAGAAGAAAAGAACTTGCTTTAATACTCACTTCCAAAAAAAGCGCCGTATCGGGCAGTGATCTTGCGAAAGAACTTAACTGTTCAAGACAGATTATAGTATCAGATATTGCAATTCTTAAGGCTTCGGGATATGATATTATATCTACTAACCGTGGCTATATCATAAATTCATCTCCGCTATGCGAAAGGGTTTATAAAGTAAAACATACAAGTAAAGAAACCGAAGAAGAACTTAAACTTATTGTTGGTTTGGGAGGAATTGTTGCCGATGTTTTTGTCTGGCACAAAGTTTACGGAAAAATAAAAGCAGACCTTAATATTTTTTCGCTTTCAGGTGTAGATAAATTTATCGAAGGAATAAAAAGCGGAAAATCAACCGAACTTATGCATATTACTGACGGCTATCACTATCATACGGTTAAAGCCGACTCTTTTGAAACTTTAACTAAAATTGAAGAAGAGTTAAATAAAAAGAATTTTATTGTCCCTGAAATCTAACAAATAGATATTATGTAAACTTTCCACCATAAAAGGGTCTGTCCCTTTTATGGTGGATTATTGGATAATTTTTCCTGTTAGGTAAAAAACAGCAGTGTTTATTATAAACACTGCTGTTTTTAGTTATCTTAGTATAATAATTCTTACTCTGCCGCCCTCGCTGTCTTCTTTATCATAATATGCTGAAATAGAGTATTTACTGCTGTTAGTAACCGCTTCAGTAAGAGTTGACAAATTATAGTTAAAATTATAGTCAACAGTATAAACCTGGACACTGTCGCTTATTGTATAGATTTTTCCATTAGAATCTTTCACATAAGTTGCAGTAAGTTCTTTAACATTTCCTACTGAATTTATTGCGTGAACACCGCTTAACTGACTGCCTCTTAAATCAAGACGAACAAAGGTTTTAGGTTTTACGGTAAAAAATGTTCCTGTGCTTTTTTCGGCACCGTTTGAGAGATAAGTTGTTCCGCCTCTTTCATTTGCCGAAACAATCATTCCGTACTGATAAGTGTCCCCTGTAACTTCTTTTAAAATCAACTCTGTAATTTCACCGTTTGCATTTTTATTTACATAAAGAACGTCATCTGACTTTATATTTACACCGTTTATTCTTAAAGGATAAACTTTAATGAATTCTCCGTTTTCTGAAACTGTAGTTTCTTTAACATCAATTACAGAAACATTTGAAGAAAGTTTTTGAGAGCCAAAATTTCCTCCGCTATAATTAAATACGCCCGATGCTCCGCCTCCTGATACAACTACAGGTTTTGCATAAGAATCAGAGAACGAGATTTTAACTACCTTACCCCTTAACCCTGAATATTCTTTATCAGTTTCATATTCGTGAGTGTTCCCGTCAGGAGTTGCTATTTTTATATAGTAAGATAAATACTTTTCAGTATTTAAAGTATATTCTTTAGAGCCTGTTTCCAAAGCGTATCCGTAAATTTCGTCTGAATTTACGCCATTTGTAAGAACGTCTGCGATTTTTCCATCCTTTCCAAGAAGAACTGTCACAGTCTGTCCGAGTTTAACAGTTCCTGTTGAAGAAAGTTTAGAAAACGCTTCTGCACTCTCTAATTCATAGGTATTTCCTGAAATAACTACCTGAGTCGGTGTTTCCTGATTTGGAAGTGCATTTTCATATATTCCAACTCTCTTATCAGAGTATGCCCAAACTGTATTTAATGCTTTTGAATAATATATTATATCGTTTATAGAAATATCACTTAAAGTTACAACATTACCGCCTTTAATTATTGTTACGTCACTTGCATTCATAGAAAGAGAAGAAAGGAAATTAGTTGATGTAACTCTTAATGGGCCTTCCATAGATTTATTGTCAACTATAACATATTTAACATTATTGTTGTTATCTTTTATAACACTTATACTGTCCCCTGCTTTTACCCTTTGAGAAAGCGAACTTGCTGTTATTTTAGTATTATTATAATATGCCTCAGTGTCATCAGTTAAGTCTAAAACTTCGCTTTGTGTTCCTTTTTTAACAATAATATCTTCTGAAAGAACACCCATTACCACATAAGTTTCTTTTGACTTTCCGTCTGCAAAAAAGCCTGCAATTTCTTTGTTATTC is a genomic window of Oscillospiraceae bacterium containing:
- the nadC gene encoding carboxylating nicotinate-nucleotide diphosphorylase, translating into MNSISMLLNADELILGALKEDITSEDISTNSVMPSYKLGQVELIAKQEGIICGLQIFKRVFELLDENTEFEFYFKDGDKVKPKDLIGIIKGDIRVLLSGERTALNYLQRMSGIATYTNEVASLLKGTKTKLLDTRKTTPNMRIFEKYSVKVGGGFNHRYNLSDGILLKDNHIGAAGSVANAVKMAKEYAPFVRKIEIEVENLDMLKEALDAGADIVMLDNMAPEDMKTAVEMAKGKAETECSGNVTKENIKNLTDIGVDYISSGALTHSAPILDLSLKNLHAI
- a CDS encoding L-aspartate oxidase; amino-acid sequence: MIKEIKTDIVIAGCGVSGLYSALNLPEDKKITIITKSKAEESDSFLAQGGICVLKDEDDYEDFYNDTLKAGHFENNPESVEVMIKSSRGIIDDLVKKGVRFTKEDGEFLYTKEGAHSKPRILFHKDETGKEITSHLLNLVKLKDNITLLEEYTMVDILTKDNKCYGIVCHDSNFEFVKLYADYTIFATGGIGGLFNHSTNFPHLTGDALYISLKHNIELENIHYIQIHPTTLYTEKKERSFLISESVRGEGAVLLNRKGERFVNELLPRDVVTKAIYKEMEKENSQNVWLSLCGIPKEEIKSHFPNILSHCKDNGYDITKDNIPIVPAQHYFMGGIKIDLDAKTSMKKLYAVGETACNGVHGKNRLASNSLLESLVFAKRASLDITKNYNKNENQEFNINIADYDNYQKKYKTKVREEIEKEKLKNE
- a CDS encoding transcription repressor NadR codes for the protein MKPFERRKELALILTSKKSAVSGSDLAKELNCSRQIIVSDIAILKASGYDIISTNRGYIINSSPLCERVYKVKHTSKETEEELKLIVGLGGIVADVFVWHKVYGKIKADLNIFSLSGVDKFIEGIKSGKSTELMHITDGYHYHTVKADSFETLTKIEEELNKKNFIVPEI